In the Hyphomicrobiales bacterium genome, one interval contains:
- a CDS encoding conserved hypothetical protein (Evidence 4 : Unknown function but conserved in other organisms), with product MKPARSQDRRKPNSKQPRSPSARQAPPARNRPVQDFETEILPNLEAARAEWLAKARLVALELVKERGQITSDDVREKCPIPAGVDPRCIGPLFRDPMWELVGYVRSKRKICHHHPIGLWRLKNDQRAKAA from the coding sequence ATGAAGCCTGCTCGCAGCCAGGACCGTCGCAAGCCGAATTCCAAACAGCCGCGCTCGCCGAGCGCTCGTCAGGCGCCGCCCGCCCGCAACAGGCCGGTCCAGGACTTCGAGACCGAGATCCTGCCGAACCTCGAAGCCGCCCGCGCAGAATGGCTCGCAAAGGCGCGACTCGTTGCGCTTGAGCTGGTCAAGGAGCGAGGCCAGATCACGTCCGACGACGTCCGCGAGAAGTGCCCGATCCCGGCCGGCGTCGATCCGCGCTGCATTGGCCCGCTGTTCCGTGACCCGATGTGGGAGCTCGTCGGATACGTCCGTTCCAAGCGCAAGATCTGCCACCATCATCCGATCGGCCTTTGGCGGCTGAAGAACGACCAGCGTGCGAAGGCCGCCTGA
- a CDS encoding conserved hypothetical protein (Evidence 4 : Unknown function but conserved in other organisms), producing the protein MTQRLILGTVRGRIGGQRHTVALTDGSVLRVQFEGEVMPRIGADVIGILDDSSGENRIELVPDVAKRMLKGRRTKIIPFGRPDVTARMLAYLLDGTGPALIRPGVGGIIERTPIIKDPDLRWALGILEPEASRLGLALNVVDPLALAASAWTDRDLVDAVLPADASGERGALSDLKALMADAFQPACRRTLLGLGRGAKTPSVDFIIPYSPFLTGATFCARIGGAWHSEYAFPAISSDDARRLSSFREIALSFAARYLGTVSRNSEVARHLEECFADAAATTAFLRSGGDPAAALRFAAFREAGAARWNEEGSCPPQTWSAIRAAVSAATSPGLLTTDDLMKHAASVALIHAPRSIEAILAGARSASDKDAFIDLETAGPHTKATLERHFQQEVAENIARLASHGNALARMAKFAPLIVPMGFEDAFDELVRPALGTVESDDNDIRPLSFLDDDAPALRM; encoded by the coding sequence ATGACGCAGCGCCTCATCCTCGGCACGGTACGCGGTCGCATCGGCGGTCAGAGGCATACGGTTGCCTTGACCGACGGAAGCGTTCTGCGTGTCCAGTTCGAAGGTGAGGTGATGCCGCGGATCGGTGCCGACGTCATCGGTATCCTTGACGACAGCTCGGGCGAGAACCGGATCGAGCTCGTGCCTGACGTCGCCAAGCGCATGCTTAAGGGGCGGCGCACCAAAATCATCCCGTTCGGCCGCCCCGACGTCACGGCGAGAATGCTCGCCTATCTTCTCGACGGCACGGGGCCCGCGCTCATCCGACCAGGCGTTGGCGGCATCATCGAGCGCACTCCAATCATCAAGGATCCGGACCTCCGCTGGGCGCTCGGCATTCTTGAGCCTGAAGCCTCTCGGCTTGGCCTCGCGCTGAACGTCGTGGATCCGCTCGCCCTCGCTGCGTCCGCCTGGACGGATCGCGACCTCGTCGACGCCGTCCTGCCGGCGGACGCGTCCGGCGAGCGTGGTGCGCTCTCGGATCTGAAGGCGCTGATGGCTGACGCATTTCAGCCGGCATGCCGTCGAACCCTTCTGGGTCTCGGCCGTGGTGCGAAGACTCCTTCCGTCGATTTCATCATTCCCTATTCCCCGTTCCTGACCGGGGCGACCTTTTGCGCCCGCATCGGCGGCGCCTGGCATTCCGAATACGCTTTCCCGGCGATTTCATCCGATGATGCCCGCAGGCTCTCATCGTTTCGCGAGATCGCGCTGAGCTTTGCCGCGCGCTACCTGGGCACCGTCTCCAGGAATTCGGAGGTGGCTCGCCACCTCGAGGAGTGTTTCGCCGACGCGGCTGCCACGACCGCCTTTCTGCGCTCCGGAGGCGACCCGGCTGCAGCGCTGCGCTTCGCGGCGTTCCGCGAGGCCGGCGCGGCGCGATGGAATGAGGAAGGCTCCTGCCCTCCCCAGACCTGGTCCGCGATCCGAGCTGCGGTATCAGCAGCGACTTCGCCCGGCCTTCTGACCACCGACGACCTGATGAAGCACGCTGCCTCCGTCGCGCTTATCCACGCGCCGCGCAGCATCGAGGCAATCCTGGCTGGCGCCCGCAGCGCGAGCGACAAGGACGCCTTCATCGACCTGGAAACGGCCGGTCCTCATACCAAAGCCACACTGGAACGCCATTTTCAGCAGGAAGTCGCAGAGAATATCGCTCGCCTGGCCTCCCACGGGAACGCGCTCGCGCGCATGGCAAAGTTCGCGCCATTGATCGTCCCGATGGGCTTCGAGGACGCGTTCGATGAGCTCGTTCGTCCGGCTCTCGGGACGGTCGAATCCGACGACAACGACATCCGGCCGCTATCTTTCCTCGACGACGACGCGCCCGCGCTCCGGATGTGA
- a CDS encoding conserved hypothetical protein (Evidence 4 : Unknown function but conserved in other organisms) has translation MGRGERRDPTEVEALAVIAAALAALRGHGEVDLPVDEILVQAIERRDEHIAELRSRIIAAFDLGFAWRGQITGQTLEDSRAVGRTLGSDLFEGVPVNPDAVPSFESADAGMVVAKAEIKRALWGASDSILLVPPIIAEPLPLPAPSVIDGARWCQPSDHTKRQFLLRFEDADVGDLVYDDEDQARTDWIRATENWNCYLFGALEISPEPHRAPSSVSRDGAMLMEQV, from the coding sequence ATGGGACGCGGCGAGCGTCGCGATCCGACCGAGGTAGAAGCGCTCGCCGTGATTGCTGCAGCCCTCGCGGCGCTGCGCGGACACGGCGAGGTCGACCTGCCCGTGGACGAGATCCTCGTGCAGGCAATCGAGCGTCGTGACGAGCACATCGCCGAGCTGCGCAGTCGGATCATTGCTGCATTCGACCTGGGCTTCGCCTGGCGCGGGCAGATCACCGGGCAAACGCTGGAGGACAGCCGGGCCGTCGGTCGCACCCTTGGGAGCGACCTGTTCGAGGGCGTGCCCGTCAATCCCGACGCGGTGCCCTCGTTCGAGAGCGCTGATGCCGGCATGGTGGTTGCGAAAGCCGAGATCAAGCGAGCCCTCTGGGGGGCGAGCGATTCGATCTTGCTCGTTCCGCCTATCATCGCCGAGCCACTGCCCCTGCCGGCGCCCTCCGTCATCGACGGCGCGCGCTGGTGCCAGCCCAGCGACCATACGAAGCGGCAGTTCCTGCTGCGCTTCGAGGACGCTGATGTCGGCGATCTTGTCTACGATGATGAGGATCAGGCACGCACGGACTGGATCAGGGCAACCGAGAACTGGAATTGCTACCTGTTCGGCGCGCTCGAAATCTCACCTGAGCCGCATCGTGCCCCCTCGTCGGTTTCGCGAGACGGTGCGATGCTAATGGAACAAGTCTGA
- a CDS encoding conserved hypothetical protein (Evidence 4 : Unknown function but conserved in other organisms) has product MTTELDTSIRNAAALILDPDLQGSVLVVCVDKIPEDLGAPPLYTGIGRDSDGVYLEVGRGSDGAFLEGTDGIRRLTSVDAELLDLAIELSPEAAVLKEMSFETGASREYPVSFIGDFAPTPGF; this is encoded by the coding sequence ATGACGACTGAACTCGACACTTCCATCCGGAATGCAGCAGCCCTCATTCTCGATCCCGATCTCCAGGGCTCGGTGCTCGTCGTCTGCGTCGACAAGATCCCTGAAGATTTGGGCGCGCCGCCTCTTTACACGGGCATCGGTCGCGATTCCGACGGCGTGTATCTTGAAGTCGGCCGCGGGTCCGATGGTGCTTTTTTGGAAGGCACCGACGGCATCAGGCGGCTCACGTCGGTCGACGCGGAGTTGCTCGATCTGGCGATCGAGCTCTCGCCAGAGGCGGCGGTCTTGAAGGAAATGAGCTTCGAGACCGGAGCCTCCCGCGAGTATCCGGTGAGCTTCATCGGGGACTTTGCCCCGACCCCTGGCTTCTGA
- a CDS encoding hypothetical protein (Evidence 5 : Unknown function): MVAGLAPARAVDDGGRRQGQWLGDDRRNEQDRIARPPEGSLDLGFRNHHAGISALERGHRVGIDGHALEQVAPKGATDGPAVLQRLPGDLPAPGEAQVECSNDPTAQLGDVLVTTLDCLHEDLVHGQVDLAVSAQRREGCSNHGERFYLGRIATLAASHPLPYRKGPRSGRRRRTPPAKQGSKRLEQQLPLRGHAF, from the coding sequence ATGGTCGCTGGGCTGGCACCAGCGCGCGCCGTCGATGACGGAGGGCGCCGGCAGGGGCAGTGGCTCGGCGATGATAGGCGGAACGAGCAAGATCGAATCGCTCGCCCCCCAGAGGGCTCGCTTGATCTCGGCTTTCGCAACCACCATGCCGGCATCAGCGCTCTCGAACGAGGGCACCGCGTCGGGATTGACGGGCACGCCCTCGAACAGGTCGCTCCCAAGGGTGCGACCGACGGCCCGGCTGTCCTCCAGCGTTTGCCCGGTGATCTGCCCGCGCCAGGCGAAGCCCAGGTCGAATGCAGCAATGATCCGACTGCGCAGCTCGGCGATGTGCTCGTCACGACGCTCGATTGCCTGCACGAGGATCTCGTCCACGGGCAGGTCGACCTCGCCGTGTCCGCGCAGCGCCGCGAGGGCTGCAGCAATCACGGCGAGCGCTTCTACCTCGGTCGGATCGCGACGCTCGCCGCGTCCCATCCGTTGCCCTATAGGAAAGGCCCTCGTTCGGGTCGACGTAGAAGAACCCCGCCAGCGAAGCAGGGTTCGAAACGACTGGAACAGCAGCTTCCATTACGCGGCCACGCTTTCTGA
- a CDS encoding hypothetical protein (Evidence 5 : Unknown function), whose product MPILGIVVPWFGDVRRSLDRHYASQERFRSGGLRTLVVLQPPKADRMMVADLALGTDVSDELPHRVTEQRANAARIDAGRDRALLADVVGRDLASLLDQLKRNESRLCEPFCAGGFEVRQDLGLEVLDRPVAGGRRLTSARRARLFGIRLATVLAASRLHGRSSTLILVKDCWGGSRNPQNSFF is encoded by the coding sequence TTGCCGATCTTGGGCATCGTCGTTCCGTGGTTCGGTGATGTTCGACGAAGCCTAGATCGGCACTATGCAAGCCAGGAGCGCTTTCGCTCAGGCGGCCTTCGCACGCTGGTCGTTCTTCAGCCGCCAAAGGCCGATCGGATGATGGTGGCAGATCTTGCGCTTGGAACGGACGTATCCGACGAGCTCCCACATCGGGTCACGGAACAGCGGGCCAATGCAGCGCGGATCGACGCCGGCCGGGATCGGGCACTTCTCGCGGACGTCGTCGGACGTGATCTGGCCTCGCTCCTTGACCAGCTCAAGCGCAACGAGTCGCGCCTTTGCGAGCCATTCTGCGCGGGCGGCTTCGAGGTTCGGCAGGATCTCGGTCTCGAAGTCCTGGACCGGCCTGTTGCGGGCGGGCGGCGCCTGACGAGCGCTCGGCGAGCGCGGCTGTTTGGAATTCGGCTTGCGACGGTCCTGGCTGCGAGCAGGCTTCATGGGAGATCCTCAACATTAATCCTTGTTAAGGATTGTTGGGGCGGTTCCCGAAACCCACAAAACAGTTTCTTCTAG
- a CDS encoding conserved hypothetical protein (Evidence 4 : Unknown function but conserved in other organisms), which yields MPTLETSLSRTQAIRALGVTYMHSGDWREPVVELLGADRLVFSGQRAFPSEEAAVQFVREQSRAQAERDVASAEAMMGGFLVPTRLWLARNSHFFRRREVGLIQTEAIASQRLRSARRILAADNPVEIVRLPNDIAMPPLFSINEKVWVVDSRGHPREAPRMTPSAVRERLVSGGGGTAHAVRYMLEGFAVPFEAQVGVGATAVLVPADPHLKGYSEKIVADRVLDLFSSSTDGDAVDTQQEPVRAAGSGLVNQLAALAGLGTKLWLPGPSAASDSGLR from the coding sequence GTGCCGACCCTTGAGACCTCGCTCTCCCGGACACAGGCTATCCGCGCGCTTGGCGTGACCTATATGCACAGCGGCGACTGGCGCGAGCCGGTCGTGGAGCTGCTCGGCGCCGACCGATTGGTCTTCTCAGGCCAGCGTGCGTTTCCATCCGAGGAAGCGGCGGTCCAGTTCGTCCGCGAGCAATCCCGCGCCCAGGCCGAACGCGATGTCGCCTCGGCCGAAGCGATGATGGGCGGGTTCCTGGTCCCGACGCGGCTCTGGCTTGCCCGCAATTCGCATTTCTTCCGCCGGCGCGAGGTCGGTCTGATCCAGACCGAGGCGATCGCATCCCAGCGTCTCCGATCCGCTCGCCGTATCCTGGCAGCCGATAACCCGGTCGAGATCGTTCGCCTGCCGAATGACATCGCGATGCCGCCCTTGTTCTCGATCAATGAGAAGGTGTGGGTCGTGGATTCCCGCGGACATCCGCGCGAGGCTCCACGCATGACCCCGTCGGCCGTTCGCGAGCGCCTCGTGTCTGGCGGTGGCGGGACGGCTCACGCGGTTCGCTACATGCTTGAAGGGTTCGCGGTGCCCTTCGAGGCACAGGTCGGTGTGGGGGCCACTGCGGTCCTGGTGCCGGCCGATCCCCACCTGAAGGGCTATTCCGAGAAAATCGTCGCTGACCGCGTCCTCGACCTCTTCTCGTCCTCGACCGATGGTGACGCGGTGGATACCCAGCAGGAGCCCGTCAGGGCGGCTGGGAGCGGTCTGGTGAATCAGCTGGCAGCTCTGGCCGGCCTGGGCACCAAGCTGTGGCTCCCAGGCCCTTCTGCGGCGTCCGATAGCGGCCTGCGCTAG
- the rnhB gene encoding RNase HII, which yields MPDFSIESGLIASGHRLVCGVDEAGRGCLAGAVTAACVILNPEDLPEGVDDSKKLSAARRSELYDLIMEKAIAIGVACVEASEIDSTNILIATMKAMRLAIHELPMRPGYACIDGNIIPQDLPCLAAAYVGGDARSLSIAAASIVAKESRSRLMQRLDVALPGYGFASHDGYGTAAHLEALARLGPSPQHRMTFAPLKPWWTEPEIIKPRKRKSPPAAQLSFFDSMAT from the coding sequence ATGCCTGATTTTTCCATCGAGAGCGGCCTTATCGCCTCAGGCCACAGGCTGGTCTGCGGAGTCGATGAAGCGGGCCGCGGTTGCCTCGCTGGTGCAGTCACGGCCGCTTGCGTGATCCTGAATCCCGAAGATCTGCCCGAAGGCGTGGATGACTCGAAGAAGCTCTCCGCTGCCCGCCGGAGCGAGCTCTACGACCTCATCATGGAGAAGGCGATCGCCATTGGCGTTGCTTGCGTGGAAGCGTCAGAGATCGACAGCACGAATATCCTGATCGCGACCATGAAGGCCATGCGATTGGCTATCCATGAGCTTCCGATGCGGCCGGGCTACGCCTGCATCGATGGGAACATCATTCCGCAGGATCTGCCCTGTCTCGCCGCGGCGTATGTCGGCGGAGATGCGCGAAGCCTCTCAATCGCCGCGGCGAGCATCGTCGCCAAGGAAAGCCGCTCCCGGCTGATGCAACGGCTTGATGTGGCGCTGCCGGGATATGGCTTCGCGAGCCATGATGGCTACGGCACAGCGGCGCATCTGGAGGCGCTCGCTCGACTTGGGCCCAGCCCTCAGCATCGCATGACCTTTGCCCCGCTCAAACCCTGGTGGACAGAGCCCGAGATCATCAAGCCGAGGAAGCGGAAATCGCCGCCGGCGGCGCAGCTCTCTTTCTTCGACTCGATGGCCACCTAG
- a CDS encoding conserved hypothetical protein (Evidence 4 : Unknown function but conserved in other organisms) has translation MPKIGNYHYSDGNIARLTFGIDRAITVVQYDAFEAMGLIGSEVNGIAVLDDDNVSVIIDRHMIAARKSAQIEEFERIKAMPWSQLSLFLRTHPHLFPGTAEDLLTGREPARGDLINQARTQRDVTFAPAADIRTQAMLDENAKPDGAYHWPASGRSEVISFLCQHSSHSTNGAFGYALGWDIKAPDFDGTGTTHEFTPDRAFATLWKALIEKDDHLFWDVCAEAVSPYVDGLVQSWPGDDDGDWVFRTEGRSGGWLVLSKWRNHRMEFSSAQGLRSFLDELSDADLVDLYKGIVCFDSDLANPGDTVAWGYSQRRANREEAWKEDPASALTLAVQYGLSKDELAGIAKATNMTADQIVSALDDVQIDEDAVLGIVEAFGGEGERERVSELIAERGYRYAPAF, from the coding sequence ATGCCCAAGATCGGCAACTACCACTACTCCGACGGCAACATTGCCAGGCTGACCTTCGGCATCGACCGAGCCATCACCGTCGTTCAGTACGACGCCTTCGAGGCGATGGGGCTGATCGGATCGGAGGTAAACGGCATCGCCGTCCTCGACGACGACAACGTATCGGTCATCATCGACCGACACATGATCGCCGCTCGCAAATCCGCGCAGATCGAGGAATTCGAGCGCATCAAGGCCATGCCCTGGTCGCAGCTCTCCCTGTTCCTGCGGACCCATCCTCACCTTTTCCCCGGCACGGCAGAGGATCTGCTGACCGGCCGCGAACCGGCTCGTGGCGATCTGATCAATCAGGCGCGAACCCAGCGGGATGTCACTTTCGCGCCTGCTGCCGATATCCGAACGCAGGCGATGTTGGACGAGAACGCAAAGCCTGACGGCGCGTACCATTGGCCCGCTAGCGGCCGTTCTGAGGTGATTTCCTTCCTGTGTCAGCACTCCTCCCACAGCACGAACGGCGCGTTCGGCTACGCACTCGGCTGGGACATCAAGGCGCCCGATTTTGATGGGACCGGCACGACGCACGAATTCACTCCCGACCGCGCATTCGCCACCCTTTGGAAGGCGCTCATTGAAAAGGACGATCACCTCTTCTGGGATGTATGTGCCGAGGCGGTCTCGCCCTATGTCGATGGGCTGGTGCAATCCTGGCCCGGTGACGACGACGGCGATTGGGTCTTCAGGACGGAGGGACGCAGCGGTGGCTGGCTGGTGCTGTCCAAATGGCGCAATCACCGGATGGAGTTCAGCTCTGCCCAGGGGCTTCGTTCCTTCCTCGACGAGCTTTCTGACGCCGATCTCGTCGACCTCTACAAGGGCATCGTTTGCTTCGACAGCGACCTTGCCAACCCGGGAGACACGGTCGCATGGGGCTATTCGCAGCGCCGCGCCAATCGGGAGGAGGCCTGGAAGGAGGATCCTGCCAGCGCACTGACGCTCGCCGTGCAGTATGGGCTCTCCAAGGATGAGCTCGCCGGGATTGCGAAAGCGACGAACATGACTGCAGACCAAATCGTCAGCGCGCTCGACGACGTCCAGATCGACGAGGACGCGGTGCTAGGCATCGTCGAAGCGTTCGGCGGCGAGGGCGAGCGCGAGCGGGTCAGCGAGCTCATTGCGGAGCGCGGCTACCGCTACGCACCGGCATTCTGA
- a CDS encoding hypothetical protein (Evidence 5 : Unknown function) encodes MSEWKLLPVEPTDAMLDALADETPYCVRRASDKSCYEVIFNPAEDWRTHIPNDLQIVFQGAEAEAEVRCERLRRLWLYRSLLATAPEPPANA; translated from the coding sequence ATGAGCGAGTGGAAGTTGCTTCCTGTCGAGCCGACAGATGCGATGCTCGATGCGCTCGCTGACGAAACGCCGTACTGCGTTAGAAGGGCCAGCGATAAGTCCTGCTACGAAGTGATCTTCAACCCGGCCGAAGACTGGCGGACGCACATTCCGAACGATCTGCAGATCGTGTTTCAGGGTGCCGAGGCAGAGGCTGAGGTTCGTTGCGAGCGTCTCCGTAGGCTGTGGCTTTACCGCTCGCTGCTCGCCACCGCTCCCGAGCCGCCGGCCAATGCCTGA
- a CDS encoding conserved hypothetical protein (Evidence 4 : Unknown function but conserved in other organisms): MSSFHDHGTVRIYETADGFEVFSPRFDLATREVLRSLKAYFDGARRSWRVVPRYTRSKPEDVLIRLQKGLEDAAPEGWLAKVAAMSKMRTTTRRFSLSIGLGGIRVEVPPGHKHEWTLKNLDKQKMAERDGVSYLVPAAYCTNATVVDVLKTIAEDDRSALATAVDYLEEFTLRGELSLAPEEVEMFGLNQAANSIVFAEPSFVRAADGSIPSEPIDAYPLRLLMFKPAEGGGEAKFAFITGIDAWKIIRQRNAGDMPGKALASRQCKGHWARRRG, encoded by the coding sequence ATGTCGAGCTTTCACGATCACGGCACGGTCCGCATCTACGAAACGGCGGACGGCTTCGAGGTCTTCTCCCCTCGCTTCGACTTGGCGACCCGTGAGGTCCTGCGCAGTCTGAAGGCCTATTTCGATGGCGCCCGGCGATCCTGGAGAGTCGTGCCGCGCTATACCCGGTCGAAGCCAGAGGATGTGCTCATCAGGTTGCAGAAGGGCCTTGAAGACGCCGCTCCGGAGGGCTGGCTGGCAAAGGTCGCAGCCATGTCCAAGATGCGAACGACGACGCGCCGGTTCTCATTGAGCATCGGCCTGGGCGGTATTCGGGTGGAAGTTCCGCCCGGACACAAGCACGAATGGACGCTCAAGAACCTCGACAAGCAGAAGATGGCCGAACGAGACGGCGTTTCCTACCTCGTGCCGGCGGCCTATTGCACAAACGCCACCGTGGTCGATGTCTTGAAGACCATTGCCGAGGATGATCGCTCGGCACTCGCGACCGCCGTCGACTACCTGGAGGAGTTCACCCTCCGCGGAGAGCTCTCACTTGCTCCTGAGGAAGTCGAGATGTTCGGGCTCAACCAGGCTGCGAACAGCATCGTGTTTGCAGAGCCGTCGTTCGTCAGGGCTGCTGACGGGTCCATCCCCTCGGAGCCAATCGACGCTTACCCGTTGCGCCTGCTGATGTTCAAACCCGCAGAAGGCGGTGGAGAGGCAAAGTTCGCTTTCATAACCGGAATCGACGCCTGGAAAATCATCCGGCAGCGTAATGCCGGCGACATGCCGGGCAAAGCACTGGCATCCCGTCAATGCAAAGGGCACTGGGCGCGGCGCCGCGGCTGA
- a CDS encoding hypothetical protein (Evidence 5 : Unknown function), which yields MGTIMNLKAATIIGSDKGGVGKSLLANLLVQAHDVARADVPDAPRINVVEVDHQRRLSGLLGEERISVSLPATASIAESAANRWHNESRFNSCYSVWSSGDSITDLGANTTTSLMDWARHNSVRDFAREDGVAFRFVAVATPDDLAIRSAQAALRDARDALGGELFLVLNDTAGGEQGYLPYENGRDLPALLDDVRGWGAKVIRIPYCDCMLFAYARARGYTVVDFLRNKDNVLSEIRREANLDPTTERFQLRRFTAWVGVVQNSLQHLFERPGSESVAA from the coding sequence ATGGGGACGATCATGAATTTGAAGGCCGCAACGATCATTGGTAGCGACAAGGGGGGCGTGGGCAAATCTTTGCTGGCGAACCTCCTCGTCCAAGCTCACGATGTCGCCCGAGCGGACGTCCCCGACGCGCCGCGTATCAACGTCGTCGAGGTCGATCACCAGCGCCGCCTCAGCGGTCTCCTGGGCGAGGAACGGATTTCTGTGTCGCTTCCGGCGACGGCCTCTATCGCCGAGAGCGCAGCCAACCGCTGGCACAATGAATCGCGATTCAACAGCTGCTATTCCGTCTGGTCGTCCGGCGATTCGATCACCGATCTGGGGGCCAATACGACGACGAGCCTGATGGATTGGGCGCGTCACAACTCCGTCCGTGACTTCGCCCGCGAGGACGGCGTGGCCTTCCGCTTTGTGGCGGTTGCGACGCCCGATGACCTTGCGATCCGGTCGGCTCAAGCGGCTCTGCGAGACGCTCGCGATGCCTTGGGTGGCGAACTCTTCCTGGTGCTCAACGACACGGCTGGCGGCGAACAAGGCTACCTGCCCTATGAGAACGGCCGCGATCTGCCGGCTCTTCTCGACGATGTCCGCGGTTGGGGAGCGAAGGTTATTCGTATCCCCTACTGCGACTGCATGCTCTTCGCTTACGCCCGAGCGCGCGGTTACACCGTGGTCGATTTCCTCAGGAACAAGGACAACGTGCTCTCCGAGATTCGACGGGAGGCAAACCTCGACCCCACCACTGAGCGCTTCCAATTGCGCAGGTTCACTGCCTGGGTTGGAGTGGTGCAGAACTCCCTCCAGCATCTGTTTGAACGCCCCGGCTCAGAAAGCGTGGCCGCGTAA
- a CDS encoding Deoxyguanosinetriphosphate triphosphohydrolase — protein sequence MSEALRDFGGFDHNAQAVAIVERLERRYATFDGLDLTFEALEGIIAHNGPLVGADGLQTGKHAGKPIPKDIRRAVELRGIDLAKHASAEAQIAALADDCAYLAADLEDGVRSGVIDLRRVREVEIVDRVWRASDLDAVGDQERRAHEISRGLINRMVSDITQTSAELLQGLTHPDQVRERAEPSIRLSEPMLALQGELKSWLYANLYWSEAVKDEADEAARNVGELATWFLEEPSLMPGEWGMGLDAADAQMIADRVRDYVSGMTDRYAMAQHQTIASGRALAPSI from the coding sequence TTGTCGGAAGCGCTCCGAGACTTCGGAGGCTTCGACCATAACGCTCAGGCGGTCGCGATCGTCGAGCGACTGGAGCGCCGCTATGCGACGTTCGATGGTCTGGACCTGACCTTCGAGGCACTCGAAGGCATCATCGCTCACAACGGTCCTCTCGTCGGGGCTGACGGTCTCCAGACAGGAAAGCATGCAGGGAAGCCAATTCCTAAGGACATTCGCAGGGCGGTCGAACTGCGCGGCATTGACCTCGCGAAGCATGCGTCCGCCGAGGCGCAAATCGCCGCCCTTGCAGACGACTGCGCCTACCTGGCTGCGGATCTCGAAGACGGGGTCCGCAGCGGGGTCATCGACCTGCGCCGCGTGCGCGAGGTCGAGATCGTTGACCGCGTGTGGCGCGCGTCCGACCTGGATGCAGTCGGAGACCAGGAGCGGAGGGCTCATGAAATTTCCCGGGGCCTGATCAACAGGATGGTCTCCGACATCACGCAGACCTCTGCAGAGCTCCTGCAGGGCCTCACGCACCCGGACCAAGTACGCGAGCGAGCAGAGCCCTCGATCAGGCTCTCTGAGCCAATGTTGGCTTTGCAGGGCGAGCTGAAGAGCTGGCTCTATGCAAACCTCTATTGGAGCGAAGCCGTGAAGGACGAGGCCGACGAGGCCGCGCGGAACGTCGGAGAGCTCGCAACCTGGTTTCTGGAAGAGCCGTCACTGATGCCTGGCGAATGGGGGATGGGGCTGGATGCGGCTGACGCGCAGATGATTGCAGATCGTGTCAGGGATTACGTCTCGGGAATGACCGATCGATATGCCATGGCGCAGCACCAGACGATCGCGTCCGGCAGGGCCCTCGCACCGTCGATCTGA
- a CDS encoding conserved hypothetical protein (Evidence 4 : Unknown function but conserved in other organisms): protein MNEEAFHRIRNLSPSDVAPRIAVDDGPDRTLLYGWSAAVGEGSNRTWHVYREDGQLHLFVYSGPKPTGEVRVLDESEATRNALILSDEPMLISGTELGAALLVPPKRAYPAACDEDFCARLLALGVHISFTTFEARPEKPFHGLRASDLPAPSLRP, encoded by the coding sequence ATGAACGAAGAAGCCTTCCACCGGATCAGGAACCTGTCGCCCTCCGACGTGGCGCCTCGCATCGCGGTCGACGACGGTCCGGATCGAACGCTTCTCTATGGCTGGAGCGCAGCCGTCGGCGAAGGAAGCAATCGGACTTGGCACGTCTATCGCGAGGATGGCCAGCTTCATCTTTTTGTCTATAGCGGCCCGAAGCCGACGGGCGAGGTTCGCGTGCTCGATGAGAGCGAGGCGACGAGAAATGCGCTTATTCTCAGCGATGAGCCCATGTTGATCTCCGGCACCGAGTTGGGTGCGGCGCTCCTGGTGCCGCCGAAACGCGCCTACCCCGCAGCCTGCGACGAAGATTTCTGCGCTCGACTGCTCGCGCTCGGGGTCCATATTTCCTTCACCACCTTCGAGGCCCGCCCTGAGAAGCCGTTCCATGGACTGCGCGCTTCCGATCTGCCGGCGCCGTCGCTACGGCCCTGA